TAGCAGCGCGTGCATCAGGCACCACAGGCCCTCCTGCGCGCCCGCGAAGCACAGCACGTCGTCCGGCTCGATGCTTTCGTATGTCGAAGCGATGGTCTCGCGCAGGGCCCGGCCGCCTTCAACCTCCACGTACTGCAACGAGAGCCGCTCCCAAGCGTCGCGGTCCCCATCGTCTGCGCATGCGAGCAGTTCGCTTACCGTGCTACTCTGCGCGTCCGACGCGGTCAGGTGATAGCGCGCGCGAAACTCCCAATGCCCGAGGTACTCCTCGAGCCGGAAGACTCCCAACGGCGTCGGCATGCAGCTTCACCTCGCGCGATACATCGGTAGAAAATAGATGAGGCCCGTCCCTTACGGGACGAGCCTCATTCCGCCTTCCCCTACTCGCGTTAGGGTCCGGACTGTCTGCGAATCGTTACCGTCTGGTTGAGCGTGATCTGCACGTTCGATCCGGTCGGCAGGCTGAAATTGGATTGTTTGTTGATACCGTAGAGTAAGCCGCCGGCCGCGCCGACGATGCCGCCGCCGCCGGTGTGGAAGATCGTCTTACCGAGGACGTTGCCGAGCAGCATGCCACCGAGCGTCGTCAGGGCGACGTGGCCGCCATTCTTCTGCTGTTGGTTCTTCTGGTCGGACGTCATGCTCGCGGAGATGTCGACCGTGCTGCCGTCGGCCAAGCGCAGATAATCGAACTGCAGCCCGAGCGAGGCCTTGCGTCCCTGCGCGGCCGGCGTGACACTGGTCACTTCACCGGCGATGATCGCGCCCTGGAAGGCCGGGTTGCCGCTGGGATACGGGGGCACCACGTCCATCGCGAACCGGTCACCGACGTGGGCGCTGCCGGTATCGATCGCTTGCTGCAAGCGACCGTTCAACTGCGTGCCCTGGTAGAGCGTCAACGTGGTGCTTTGCGCCGATGCCGTTAGCGCCGAGCCCGCGAGGGCGGCGACCGCCACGAGGGCCGTCATGCTGCGACGAAAATTCATTGCGAAGTTCTCCATGCCGGTTAAACGCGAAGGCACCCCGGAAGGTTCCGAAGTGCCTTTGCTGGTGCTATTGTGCGACTCGCTAGTTGGCGAAGTTCGGGACGCGCAGCGCCTCGCCGGTGAAACCGGTAGCCTTGCGAAGCGCGTCGACTTTGTCCAAGCGCTCCCACGGCAGATCCAGGTCCGAACGGCCGAAGTGTCCGTACGCCGAGACTTGCTTATAAATCGGGCGACGCAGGTTGAGGTAGTGAATGATCGCCGCGGGACGCAGATCGAATACGCTCTTTACCGCCGCCGCAATCTGTTCTTCGGGAATCTTCGAGGTTCCAAAGGTCTCGACCAATACGCTTACCGGTTCCGCGACGCCGATGGCATACGCCACCTGCACTTCGCACCGGTCGGCAAGGCCGGACGCGACCACGTTCTTTGCGACCCAGCGTGCCGCATACGCAGCCGAACGATCCACCTTGGTCGGATCCTTGCCCGAGAACGCGCCGCCGCCGTGGCGCGCCATCCCGCCGTACGTATCGGCGATGATCTTGCGCCCGGTCAAACCGGCGTCGCCCTTGGGCCCGCCGATGACGAAGCGTCCGGTCGGATTCACGAAGATGCGCGTGTTCTTATCCAGCAGCGCGGCCGGAATCACGTGCTTGATGATCTTCTCGGTGACTTCGTTGCGAATCACATCGAGCGGAATATCCGGGTCGTGCTGGGTCGAGATGACGACCGCGTCGACACGCACCGGCGTATCGCCGTCGTACTCCACGGTTACTTGCGATTTTCCGTCGGGACGCAAGTACGGAATGTCGCCGTTCTTGCGCATCGCGGTGAGATGGCGGGTGAGATTGTGCGCCAGCACGATCGGGAGCGGCATCAGTTCGGGCGTCTCGCGACACGCGTAGCCGAACATCATACCCTGGTCGCCCGCGCCGGTCTGCTCGAACTCGTCGTCCTTGCCGCCCTTGGCCTCCATCGATTTATCGACGCCCATTGCGATGTCGGGCGACTGTTCGTCGATCGAAACGCTCACGCCGCACGTTTCCGCGTCGAAGCCGACGGCGGACTTCGTGTAGCCGATCTCGCGAATGGTATCGCGCACGATGCGCGGGATGTCGATGTACGTCTTGGTCGTCACTTCACCGGCGATGTGAATCTGGCCGGTGATCGCGAACGTCTCGACCGCCACGCGCGACATCGGGTCTTCGCGCAGTAATGCGTCGAGCACGGCATCCGAAATGGCATCCGCGACTTTGTCCGGGTGCCCTTCGGTTACCGATTCGGATGTAAAGAGCCGGCGGTAATCGCCCACGTTATGTTCCCTCCGACCACGACGCCATGTACTTCACCTGCGCCGGGGTTAGCGTGTCGATTTCAATGCCCATCGACGAGAGCTTCAGCGTTGCGACTTCTTCGTCGATCTCGAGCGGTACGTCGTAGACCTTCTTCTCGAGCGTCGAATGGTTCTTCGCAAGATACGCCGCCGCCATACCCTGATTTGCGAACGACATGTCCATCACGGATGCGGGGTGTCCTTCACCGGCGGCCAGGTTGACCAGACGACCGTTGGCGAGAATGCAGACCTTGCGGCCATCGTGCATTTCGAACTGCTCGACGAACGCGCGCGGCTCGAATTTGCCCTTGCTGATGCGCTCGATGCCTTCGAGGTCGAGCTCGTCGTTGAAGTGCCCGGAGTTGCAGACGATCGCGCCGTCCTTCATCACCTTGAAATGCTCTTCGCGGATCACGTGATAGTTGCCGGTCACGGTGACGAACACGTCGCCGATCTTGGCCGCATCGCTCATCGGCATCACGCGGTAGCCGTCCATCACCGCTTCGATCGCCTTGCGCGGATCGATCTCGGTAACGACGACGTGTGCGCCCAT
The sequence above is drawn from the Candidatus Dormiibacterota bacterium genome and encodes:
- the metK gene encoding methionine adenosyltransferase, whose product is MGDYRRLFTSESVTEGHPDKVADAISDAVLDALLREDPMSRVAVETFAITGQIHIAGEVTTKTYIDIPRIVRDTIREIGYTKSAVGFDAETCGVSVSIDEQSPDIAMGVDKSMEAKGGKDDEFEQTGAGDQGMMFGYACRETPELMPLPIVLAHNLTRHLTAMRKNGDIPYLRPDGKSQVTVEYDGDTPVRVDAVVISTQHDPDIPLDVIRNEVTEKIIKHVIPAALLDKNTRIFVNPTGRFVIGGPKGDAGLTGRKIIADTYGGMARHGGGAFSGKDPTKVDRSAAYAARWVAKNVVASGLADRCEVQVAYAIGVAEPVSVLVETFGTSKIPEEQIAAAVKSVFDLRPAAIIHYLNLRRPIYKQVSAYGHFGRSDLDLPWERLDKVDALRKATGFTGEALRVPNFAN